A window of Streptomyces sp. Je 1-332 genomic DNA:
TTCGCGGTGACCCGCCTGCCGTCCCACGTCTCGGTGTTGGCGGTGAAGACGAGCCTCCCGGCGTGCCGGCCGCGGGTCAGCTGGAGGCCGTGCACGGGCCCGGTCGCGTACCAGGAGTTCCAGTCCTTCGGCAGGATCTGGTCGCTCAGGTCACGCGGCGCCGACCAGGTGCGGCCGTCGTCGTCGCTGTACTGGAGGTGCGGGGTGCGGTCGCAGGGGACGGTGCAGTTCCCGCTGTCCGTGCGGCCGGTGTTGTAGGTCTCCGCCAGGAGGATGCGGCCGGTCCTGCGGTCCACGATCGGCGCGGGGTTGCCGTGCGTGTCACCGGCGCCCTCGTTCACCACCTGCAGCGGGCTCCAGGTGCGGCCGCCGTCGTGCGACCGTTTGACGACGATGTCTATGTCGCCCGCGTCACCGCAGTCGTTCACACGCCCCTCGGCGAAGGCGAGGAGGGTGCCCTTGACCGTCTTCACCACGGCGGGAATGCGATAGCAGGCATACCCGGCATCCTGCGAGGCCTTGAAAAGCACCTGCTGCTCGAACCCCGCAGTGCGGACGTCCGGCGCCGCCTGCGCGGCGGGCCCGGGAAGCAGGGCCCCGACGGCGACGACGGTCAAGGCGGCCGTGGCGGTGCGCAGGGATCTGAGGCGTACATGGAGAGCTGATGGCATGGCGCGGCCCACCCTTCAAGGTGACTGGACATCCTGACATCCCACGTCCAACGTTCGCGCCTGAGACGCTACTTGGATGGCTCGACACCCCACAAGAAGCGTGCGTGGCACGAATGGACGCGGCCTGGTCAGGGGCCGGAACCCGTTCAGGGCAGCTGACGGAGCGGTACCGGGACCCCGCCGGCGCAGGGGGCGCTCCCCGCCGGTCGGGGTCCCGCCGCCGTGCAGCGGGGAGTGGCCGGTCAGCCCTGGGAGGCCGCGGCCCGCACGGCGATCCGGTGCTCGCCCGCGTACACGTTCATGGAGGAGCCGCGCAGGAAGCCGACCAGCGTCAGGCCCGTCTCGGCGGCCAGATCGACGGCGAGTGACGACGGCGCGGAGACGGCGGCGAGCACCGGAATGCCCGCCATCACCGCCTTCTGTGCCAGTTCGAACGAGGCGCGCCCCGAGACGAGGAGCACCGCCCGGGACAGGGGCAGCCCGCCCTCCTGGAGGGCGCGCCCGACGAGCTTGTCGACCGCGTTGTGGCGGCCCACGTCCTCACGTATGTCGAGGAGCGCGCCGTCCTCCGAGAAGAGCGCCGCCGCGTGCAGGCCACCGGTCCGGTCGAAGACGCGCTGCGCCGCACGCAGCCGGTCGGGGAGGCACGCGAGCAGGTCGGACCCCAGCCGGACCGGGGGAGTGTCGGCGATCGGGAACCGAGCCGTCGTCCGGACCGCGTCCAGGCTCGCCTTGCCGCACAGGCCGCAGGACGAGGTGGTGTAGACGTTGCGTTCGAGGTTGATGTCGGGCAGGAGGAGCCCCGGGGCGGTCTTCACGTCGACCACGTTGTACGTGTTCGAGCCGTCCGCCGTGGCCCCGGCGCAGTAGACGATGGACTGGAGTTCGTCCGCCGAGCCGAGCACCCCCTCGCTCACCAGGAAGCCCGCCGCGAGCGCGAAGTCGTCACCCGGCGTGCGCATGGTGATGGCAAGCGGCTTCCCGTTGAGTCTGATCTCCAGAGGTTCCTCCGCGACCAGGGTGTCCGGCCGCTCGGTGACGGCCCCGTCCCTGATGCGGATGACGCGGCGGCGCTCCGTGACTCGTCCCATGTCGATCAGTCCCGGTTCTGTACGTGCTGGTAGCCGAAGCGGCCCTTGATGCAGAGGTTGCCGTGGGTCACCGGATTGTCGTGCGGCGAGGTGACCTTCACGATGTCATTGTCCTGCACGTGCAGGGTCAGATTGCAGCCGACTCCGCAGTACGCGCACACCGTCGTCGTCTCGGTCTGCCGCTCCTCGTCCCAGGTCCCGGCGGCCCGCATGTCGAACTCGGACTTGAAACTGAGGGCGCCGGTCGGGCAGACCTCGATGCAGTTCCCGCAGTACACGCACGCGGAGTCGGTCAGCGGACCGTCGTGCTCGACGGCGATCCTGGCGTCGAAGCCGCGGCCCACCACGGAGATGGCGAAGGTGTTCTGCCACTGATCACCACAGGCGTCGACACACTTGTAGCAGAGGATGCACTTGTCGTAGTCCCGGACGTACAGGTCGTTGTCGACCCTGGGCTCTTCGTCGAGCCGCGCGGCGTCCGGACCGAAACGGTCGGGCTTGGCCTCGTACTCCTTGAGCCAGCCCGCGACCTTCGGCGTCGTCGACATGTCGACGGATGAGGCGAGGAGTTCGAGCACCACCTTGCGGCTGTGGCGGGTGCGCTCGGTGTCGGTCAGGACGGTCATGCCCGGATCGGCCCGGCGTGAGCAGGCCGGGGCGAGCGTACGGGCGCCCTCCACCTCGACGACACAGACCCGGCAGGCGTTCTTCGGGGTCAGGGTGTCGCCCTCGCAGAGGGTCGGGACGTCCTTGCCCGCGGCCCGGCAGGCGTCCAGGATGGTGGACCCTTCGGGCACCCGGGTGGCCTGCCCGTCCAGCGTGAACTCGACGAGACGGCGCGGGATTCCCAGCGGTACGGCTGTCACTTGTACGCCCCCAGACGGTCGATGGCGGATTCCACGGCGTTCCACGCGGTCTGGCCGAGCCCGCATATGGAGGCGTCCCGCATGGTTCTCCCCACCTCGCGCAGGAGAGCGATGTCACCGGCGGCATCGGCCCCCGTCCGCTCGACGATGCGGTGCAGGGCTTCCTCCTGGCGGACGGTGCCGACCCGGCAGGGCACGCACTGACCGCAGGACTCGTCGCGGAAGAACTCGGCGATGCGCAGCAGGACGCGGGGGAGCGGCACGGTGTCGTCCAGGGCGAGCACGACGCCGGAGCCGAGGGTGGTGCCCGCCTCCCTCGTCCCTTCGAAGGTGAGCGGGATGTCGAGCTCGTCGGGCCGTACGAAGCCGCCGGCCGCGCCGCCCAGGAGGACCGCGCGGAGGTTGTCCGGCTTCCCGGAGAGGGTGAGGAGTTCGGCGAGGGTGGCGCCGAAGGGGAGCTCGTAGATGCCGGGGCGTTCGACGCTGCCGGAGACGCAGAAGAGCTTGGGTCCGGTGGATGTGGCGGTGCCGATGGCGGCGTAGGCCTGGGCTCCCATGGTGAGGATGGGGAGGACGTTGACGAGGGTCTCGACGTTGTTCTCGGCGGTGGGCTTGCCGAAGAGTCCCTTCTCCACGGGGAAGGGCGGCTTGGACCGCGGCTCTCCCCTGTACCCCTCGATGGAGTTGAAGAGGGCGGTCTCCTCACCGCAGATGTAGGCGCCGGCGCCGCGCCTGATCTCGATGTCGAAGGCGTACCCCTGCCCGAGGACGTCGTCCCCGAGGAAGCCGCGGGCGCGGGCCTGTGTAATGGCGTGCTGGAGCCTTTGGAGGGCGCGGGGGTACTCGCCGCGGAGATAGAGGTAGCCGAGGTGGGCGCCCGTCGCGTACCCCGCGATGGTCATCGACTCGATGAGGGAGTACGGGTCGCCCTCCATGATCACGCGGTCCTTGAAAGTGCCGGGCTCGGACTCGTCCGCGTTGCAGACGAGGTAGTGGGGATGGTCCGGCTGGGCCGCGGTGGCCTGCCACTTCTTTCCCGTGGGGAAGGCGGCGCCTCCTCGGCCGAGGAGGCCGGAGTCCGTGACTTCGCGGATGACTTCGGCGGGGCCGATGGCGAAGGCCTGCCGCAGGGCGGTGTAGCCGCCGTGGGCGCGGTAGTCGTCCAGGGATGTGGGGTCCACGGTGCCGATTCTGCTGAGCAGCAGGAGTCCTTCTCGGCCTGCCTGGGGGACGGCCAGGGCCGCGGGGGGCTCTGGCGGGGCGGACTCGGGGGCGAGGGCGGCTTTGGTGAGGGTGTCGGGGGTGGCGGGGGCGAGGGTTGCGGTGACGTAGGTTTTCTCCCCGCTCCCACCCCTACCCGAATCCCCCGGCTCCGCCGCCACCCGTGGCCGTAGATCACCGGCTCCGCCGAGTTCGTCCTCAAACACCGGACGGGCTGAGACCCCCTCGCCCGGCCGTGGTCTCTCAGCCCGTCCGGCGTTTGAGGACGAGCCGTCAAGGCGATCGGTGGTGAGCTCAGGCCCTCGCGCCAGCGAGTTTTCGGGAAGGGGCGGGGTTGGGGAAGAAGGCGCCGCAGGCACACCGGCCCGCACCACCAACCCGGCGGGAGCCCTCTCGCACAACCCCAGGCAGGGCGAGGCCTCCACCGCCACCCCGGACCCGGGGCCAAGCCGCGACGAAACCTCCCCGCACAACTCCGCCCCACCCCCACAAGCAAGGTCCGTACACACCCGCACCACCGTCGCGGCCCGCGGCCGCACCGAGAACATGGAGTAGAAGGTGGCCACCCCGTACGCCTCGGCGGGCGGCACCGTCAGACGACGGCAGAGATAGTCGAGGCCCCCCTCACTCACCCACCCCACGCGATCGTTCAGCGCGTGCAACCCCGGCAACAGCTCATCCCGCCGCTCCCGCGCCGCACGCCCTCCCCGGGCCCACCGCAGATCCGCGTCGCTGCGGTCATCGGCACCCTCCCAGGCGGACTCCGGCGGCCCGAGCACCGCGTCGACCGCCGCCCGCTCCTCGTCCGTCGGCTTGCTGTCACCGAAGTGCAGATCCATACGTCACCCCACCTCACCTCACGTCGTCGGCACGGCCAGCTTGTCGATACGTATCGCCGACGCCTTGAACTCCGCCGTGCCCGCGATCGGGCAATTGGCCTCGATCGTGAGCTGGTTGGTGTCGACCTCGTCGGGAAAGTGCATGGTCATGAAGGCCAGACCGGGGCGGAGCCCGGGGTCCACCCACACCGGTGCCGTCACCGTGCCGCGCCGGGAGGACACGCGGACCTCCTCGCCGACCACGACCCCGTAACGCTCCGCGTCCTCCGGACACAGCTCGACGTACTCGCCCCGCCGCAGCGGCGAGGCGAAACTCCCGCTCTGCACACCGGTGTTGTAGGAGTCGAGCCGCCGCCCCGTCGTCAGGCGGATCGGGTAGGAGTCGTCGGTGAGGTCGACCGGCGGGTCGTGCGCGACGAGCCCGAAGGGCGCGAGCACGCCACGCCGTTCCGGGTCCGCTTCCCACAACCGGCCGTGCAGGTACGTCGGTTCGACCCGCTCCTGAGAAGGGCAGGGCCACTGGATGCCCTGCAAGGACTCCAGGCGGTCGTACGTCATGCCCCAGTGGTCCGGCGACACCGACCTCAGCTCGTCCCACACCGCCTGCGCGTCCGCGTACTTCCAGTCGTGGCCGAGCCGTTCGGCGAGGTCGCAGAGGATGTCGATGTCCTCGCGCGCCTCACCGGGCGGCCGCACGGCCTTGCGCACCCGCTGGACCCGCCGCTCGCTGTTGGTCGTCGTGCCGTCGGTCTCCGCCCAGGCGGCGGTCGCGGGGAGCACGACATCGGCGAGTTCGGCTGTCTTCGTGAGGAAGATGTCCTGGACCACGAAGAAGTCCAGGGCCCGCATCCGCCGCATCGCCTGCTCGCTGTCCGCCTCCGACTGTGCGGGGTTCTCGCCGATGCAGTAGACGGCCTTGAGCGCGCCCTCCTCCATCGCCTCGAACATCTCCGTCAGATTCAGCCCGTAGCGCGGCTGGATGACCGTGTCCCAGGCCGTCTCGAACTTCATCCGCGAGGCAGGGTCGAGGATGTCCTGGAAGCCGGGCAGGCGATTGGGGATCGCGCCCATGTCGCCGCCGCCCTGCACGTTGTTCTGCCCGCGCAGCGGCTGCAGGCCCGAGCCGTAGCGCCCGACGTGGCCGGTCAGGAGCGAGAGGTTGATCAGGGCGCGGACGTTGTCCGTGCCGTTGTGGTGCTCGGTGATGCCGAGTGTCCAGCACAGCTGCGCCCGTTCGGCCCGGGCGTAGGCGTGCGCCAACTCCCTGATCGCGGCGGCCGGTACGCCCGTCACCTTCTCGGCGAGCGAGAGGGTCCATGGCTCGACCAGGGCCGCGTACTCATCGAAGCCGGACGTCGCCCGCTCGATGAACGCCCGGTTGGCCAGGCCCGCGTGGATGATCTCGCGGCCGATCGCGTGCGCCATCGGGATGTCCGTGCCGACGTTCAGGCCGAGCCAGCTCTCCGCCCACTCGGCGGTCTTGGTGCGGCGCGGGTCGACGGCGTACATGCGGGCGCCGTTCCTGATCCCCTTCAGGACGTGCTGGAAGAAGATCGGGTGCGCGAAGCGGGCGTTGGAGCCCCACATCACGATCAGGTCCGTGTGTTCGACCTCCTCGTACGAGGACGTGCCGCCGCCCGAGCCGAAGGCCGCGGAGAGGCCCGCGACGCTCGGCGCGTGACACGTGCGGTTGCAGGAGTCGACGTTGTTCGTGCCCATCACCACACGGGCGAACTTCTGGGCCACGTAGTTCATTTCGTTGGTCGCGCGAGCGCAGGAGAACATCCCGAACGCGCCACGTGCCGCATCAAGGCCCGCCGCCGTACGGGCCAGCGCCTCGTCCCAGGTGGCCCGGCGGAACGGCTCGTCGCGCGAGTCGCGGACGAGGGGGTGGGTGAGCCGGGTGTACGTCGTGGGCACCCGGTCCCGTTTCCTGCTCATGCCGCGCTCCATGTGTTCTCGTTCATGGCGCGCTCCTCGTTTTCTCGCTCATGCCGCGCTCCTCATGCGGTCGGCCAGCAGGTCCGAGATGGCGTGGACGGTGTGGAGCGTCGGCACCGGGACCCCGGTGATCTCCGCGAGTTCGACGACGGCCGCGAGCAGCACGTCGAGTTCAAGGGGTTTGCCGCGCTCCAGGTCCTGGAGTGTGGAGGTGCGGTGGTCTCCGACGCGCTCGGCGCCTGCGAGGCGCCGCTCGACGGAGATGTCGGGGCGGCAGCCGAGCGCCGCCGCGACGGCGAGCGTCTCGTTCATCATGATCTCGATGACGCGGCGCGTGCCGCCGTGCAGACACATCTCGCGCATCGTGGCGCGGGAGAGCGCGCTGATCGGGTTGAAGGAGATGTTGCCGAGCAGCTTGATCCAGATGTCGCCGCGCAGGTCGGGCTCGACGGGACACTTCAGGCCGCCCGCCCGCATGGCCTCGCTGAAGGCGAGACAGCGCTCGGAACGCGAGCGGTCGGGCTCCCCGACGGAGAACCGTGTGCCCTCCAAGTGCCGTACGACGCCCGGCCCTTCGAGCTCGGTCGCCGCGTACACCACACAGCCGATGGCCCGTTCGGGCGCGATCACCGCACTGACCGCGCCCTCGGGGTCCACGCTGCTGACGCGGTGGCCGTCGTGCGGGCCGCCGTGCCGGTGGAAGTACCACCAGGGGATGCCGTTCTGGGCGGCTATCACCGCCGTCCTGTCGTGCAGGAGCGGCTCGATCAGCGGCCCGCACGCCGCGTACGAGTTGGCCTTCAGGCCCAGGAAGACGTAGTCGACGGGGCCGATGTCGGCCGGGTCGTCGGTGGCGTGGGCGCGCGCGGTGAAGTCGCCGCGCGGGCTGTGGACACGTACTCCGTGCTGCCTCATGGCCGCCAAATGCGGTCCACGGGCGACGAGATGGACGTCGGCACCGGCGCGGTGCAGCGCGGCTCCGACGTAGGCGCCGATCGCACCGGCGCCGAGGACTGCGACTTTCACGGTGGCGCGCTCCGTTCGGTCGAGGGATCCGAAGAAGGCTCAGGATCGACACCGCATGCTCGTGACGGACTACTTCGCATGCCATAACGGTCGATGGAATATTGTCTACAGTATGGAAGTTGGCCCAGCAAGGGGTCGCGCGGCACATTGCATACCGTCGACGCAATCGCGCTCGCCTCTTCCCAACTCCCCGCCCCGCTTCCTACTGTTCGGGATCATGAGGCCCCCCGTCGCACCCCCGGGCTGGAGCCGCTGGCTCGTACCGCCCGCCGCCCTGTCCGTCCACCTCTCCATCGGCCAGGCCTACGCCTGGAGCGTCTTCAAGCCCCCACTCGAATCAGCCCTCGACCTCAGCGGCACCCAGAGCGCGCTCCCCTTCCAGCTCGGCATCGTGATGCTCGGCCTCTCGGCGGCCTTCGGTGGCACGCTCGTCGAGCGCAACGGACCGCGCTGGGCGATGACGGTCGCCCTCGTCTGCTTCTCGTCCGGCTTCCTGATCGCGGCCCTCGGCGCGGCGATCAGCCAGTACTGGCTGATCGTCTTCGGTTACGGCTTCGTCGGCGGCATCGGCCTCGGCATCGGCTACATCTCGCCCGTCTCGACCCTGATCAAGTGGTTCCCGGACCGCCCCGGCATGGCGACCGGCATCGCGATCATGGGCTTCGGCGGCGGCGCGCTCATCGCCTCGCCGTGGTCCGCGCAGATGCTGGACTCGTTCGGCACGGACTCCGACGGCATCGCGCTCGCCTTCCTCGTGCACGGCCTCACCTACGCCGTCTTCATGGCGCTCGGCGTGCTCCTGGTGCGCGTGCCGCGTACGGAGGGGGCGCGCAAGCCCGGGGTTCCCGGCGCCCTGGACGGGCCGCAGGTCTCCGCGCGGGCGGCCGTTCGGACACCCCAGTTCTGGTGTCTGTGGATCGTGCTCTGCATGAACGTGACGGCGGGCATCGGCATCCTGGAGAAGGCGGCGCCGATGATCACCGACTTCTTCTCCGACACCTCGACGCCGGTCTCGGCCGCCGCCGCGGCGGGCTTCGTCGCCCTGCTCTCCGCGGCGAACATGGCCGGGCGCATCGGCTGGTCATCGACGTCCGACCTGATCGGGCGCAAGAACGTCTACCGCGTCTACCTGGGCGTCGGCGCGCTGATGTATCTGCTGATCGTCCAGTTCGGGGACACGTCGAAACCGCTCTTCATCGTCTGTGCGCTCGTGATCCTCTCCTTCTACGGAGGCGGCTTCGCGACGATCCCGGCGTATCTGAAGGACCTCTTCGGCACCTATCAGGTGGGCGCGATCCACGGCCGCCTGCTGACCGCCTGGTCGACGGCCGGTGTTCTCGGCCCGCTGATCGTCAACTGGGTCGCCGACCACCAGGAGGAGGCGGGCAAAAGCGGGGCGGGGCTCTACGGCCTCTCCCTCACGATCATGATCGGGCTCCTTGTCATCGGTTTCGTGGCGAACGAGTTCGTCCGCCCTGTCCACGCCCGCCACCACATCCCCGCCCCGAGGGAGGCAGCCCATGACGGCACCGACCAGCACGCCGCCAAGTGATCCGCCCCGCCGTCGGCCGCTGATCGTCGCCGCCTGGCTCTGGGTGGGGGTTCCGCTCGGATATGGGCTGTATGAACTCGTACACAAGGCCACCCAGCTCTTCACCGGGTGACGCCATGATGAGAAGTGGCCAAACACCACGCCCGATTCCTGTCGCTTTACGTGTCCTGTTACTGGTGAGTCGCTGAGCAGACTGGACGGTCCCGCATCTCCGGCAACAAGGGGGACCCGTTCATGCACGGCTCACGCATCGCCGCCGTCGGCCACTATCAGCCCGCCAAGATCCTCACCAACGAGGACCTGGCGGGCATGGTCGACACCAGCGACGAGTGGATCCGCTCCCGCGTGGGCATCCGCACCCGTCACATCGCCGGACCCGACGAGCCGGTCGACGAGCTCGCCGCGCAGGCCGGGGCCAAGGCCCTCGCAGCCGCGGGCCTCGCGCCCGACGCCGTCGACCTCGTCCTGGTCGCCACCTCCACCGCGATCGACCGCTCACCGAACATGGCGGCCCGGGTGGCGGCCCGCCTCGGCATCCCCTCGCCGGCCGCCATGGACATCAACGTGGTCTGCGCGGGCTTCACCCACGCGCTCGCCACGGCCGACCACGCCGTGCGGGCCGGGGGCGCCACCCGCGCCCTGGTGATCGGCGCGGACAAGATGTCCGAGGTGGCCGACTGGACGGACCGCACCACGTGCGTCCTGGTCGGCGACGGCGCCGGTGCGGCGGTCGTCGAGGCGTGCGGCCCGGGCGAGGAGCCCGGAATCGGACCCGTGCTCTGGGGCTCGGTGCCCGAGATGGGCAACGCCGTACGGATCGAGGGCACGCCCCCGCGGTTCGCGCAGGAGGGCCAGAGCGTCTACCGGTGGGCGACGACGCAGCTGCCGCCGCTCGCCCGCAAGGCCTGCGAGAGGGCCGGCCTCACGCCGGAGGACCTGGCCGGTGTCGTCCTGCACCAGGCCAACCTGCGCATCATCGAGCCGCTCGCCGAGCGGATCGGCGCGGTCAACGCGGTCGTCGCGCGCGACGTCGTGAACTCGGGCAACACCTCCGCGGGCAGCATCCCGCTCGCCCTGTCCAAGCTGGTGGAGCGCGGCGAGATCAACCACGGGGACCCGGTGCTGCTCTTCGGCTTCGGCGGGAACCTGTCGTACGCGGGCCAGGTCATCCGCTGCCCGTAGCGCGATCGCCCCATGTGACCGGACCGACTCCCCCTGGTGCTGGCCATTGTGCTCAGTAGACTGTAGACAAAAGGCAATCGTCGAGGAGGGGACCGCGATGTTGTCCACAGGACTGCCGCAGGGGGCGGTGCCCAAGCTGGAACGCCCTGGTCCGCTCCGTGAGCGGGTCTACGAGGCGCTGCTCGAACTCATCACGACCCGCGCGCTCCAGCCGGGCCAGCATCTCGTGGAGAGCGAACTGGCCGGGCACCTGGGCGTTTCGAGGCAGCCGGTGCGCGAGGCCCTGCAGCGGCTGAACACCGAGGGCTGGGTCGATCTGCGGC
This region includes:
- a CDS encoding NADH-ubiquinone oxidoreductase-F iron-sulfur binding region domain-containing protein, which codes for MDLHFGDSKPTDEERAAVDAVLGPPESAWEGADDRSDADLRWARGGRAARERRDELLPGLHALNDRVGWVSEGGLDYLCRRLTVPPAEAYGVATFYSMFSVRPRAATVVRVCTDLACGGGAELCGEVSSRLGPGSGVAVEASPCLGLCERAPAGLVVRAGVPAAPSSPTPPLPENSLARGPELTTDRLDGSSSNAGRAERPRPGEGVSARPVFEDELGGAGDLRPRVAAEPGDSGRGGSGEKTYVTATLAPATPDTLTKAALAPESAPPEPPAALAVPQAGREGLLLLSRIGTVDPTSLDDYRAHGGYTALRQAFAIGPAEVIREVTDSGLLGRGGAAFPTGKKWQATAAQPDHPHYLVCNADESEPGTFKDRVIMEGDPYSLIESMTIAGYATGAHLGYLYLRGEYPRALQRLQHAITQARARGFLGDDVLGQGYAFDIEIRRGAGAYICGEETALFNSIEGYRGEPRSKPPFPVEKGLFGKPTAENNVETLVNVLPILTMGAQAYAAIGTATSTGPKLFCVSGSVERPGIYELPFGATLAELLTLSGKPDNLRAVLLGGAAGGFVRPDELDIPLTFEGTREAGTTLGSGVVLALDDTVPLPRVLLRIAEFFRDESCGQCVPCRVGTVRQEEALHRIVERTGADAAGDIALLREVGRTMRDASICGLGQTAWNAVESAIDRLGAYK
- a CDS encoding 2Fe-2S iron-sulfur cluster-binding protein, whose translation is MTAVPLGIPRRLVEFTLDGQATRVPEGSTILDACRAAGKDVPTLCEGDTLTPKNACRVCVVEVEGARTLAPACSRRADPGMTVLTDTERTRHSRKVVLELLASSVDMSTTPKVAGWLKEYEAKPDRFGPDAARLDEEPRVDNDLYVRDYDKCILCYKCVDACGDQWQNTFAISVVGRGFDARIAVEHDGPLTDSACVYCGNCIEVCPTGALSFKSEFDMRAAGTWDEERQTETTTVCAYCGVGCNLTLHVQDNDIVKVTSPHDNPVTHGNLCIKGRFGYQHVQNRD
- a CDS encoding molybdopterin-dependent oxidoreductase, with the protein product MSRKRDRVPTTYTRLTHPLVRDSRDEPFRRATWDEALARTAAGLDAARGAFGMFSCARATNEMNYVAQKFARVVMGTNNVDSCNRTCHAPSVAGLSAAFGSGGGTSSYEEVEHTDLIVMWGSNARFAHPIFFQHVLKGIRNGARMYAVDPRRTKTAEWAESWLGLNVGTDIPMAHAIGREIIHAGLANRAFIERATSGFDEYAALVEPWTLSLAEKVTGVPAAAIRELAHAYARAERAQLCWTLGITEHHNGTDNVRALINLSLLTGHVGRYGSGLQPLRGQNNVQGGGDMGAIPNRLPGFQDILDPASRMKFETAWDTVIQPRYGLNLTEMFEAMEEGALKAVYCIGENPAQSEADSEQAMRRMRALDFFVVQDIFLTKTAELADVVLPATAAWAETDGTTTNSERRVQRVRKAVRPPGEAREDIDILCDLAERLGHDWKYADAQAVWDELRSVSPDHWGMTYDRLESLQGIQWPCPSQERVEPTYLHGRLWEADPERRGVLAPFGLVAHDPPVDLTDDSYPIRLTTGRRLDSYNTGVQSGSFASPLRRGEYVELCPEDAERYGVVVGEEVRVSSRRGTVTAPVWVDPGLRPGLAFMTMHFPDEVDTNQLTIEANCPIAGTAEFKASAIRIDKLAVPTT
- a CDS encoding 2-dehydropantoate 2-reductase — encoded protein: MKVAVLGAGAIGAYVGAALHRAGADVHLVARGPHLAAMRQHGVRVHSPRGDFTARAHATDDPADIGPVDYVFLGLKANSYAACGPLIEPLLHDRTAVIAAQNGIPWWYFHRHGGPHDGHRVSSVDPEGAVSAVIAPERAIGCVVYAATELEGPGVVRHLEGTRFSVGEPDRSRSERCLAFSEAMRAGGLKCPVEPDLRGDIWIKLLGNISFNPISALSRATMREMCLHGGTRRVIEIMMNETLAVAAALGCRPDISVERRLAGAERVGDHRTSTLQDLERGKPLELDVLLAAVVELAEITGVPVPTLHTVHAISDLLADRMRSAA
- the fdhD gene encoding formate dehydrogenase accessory sulfurtransferase FdhD, yielding MGRVTERRRVIRIRDGAVTERPDTLVAEEPLEIRLNGKPLAITMRTPGDDFALAAGFLVSEGVLGSADELQSIVYCAGATADGSNTYNVVDVKTAPGLLLPDINLERNVYTTSSCGLCGKASLDAVRTTARFPIADTPPVRLGSDLLACLPDRLRAAQRVFDRTGGLHAAALFSEDGALLDIREDVGRHNAVDKLVGRALQEGGLPLSRAVLLVSGRASFELAQKAVMAGIPVLAAVSAPSSLAVDLAAETGLTLVGFLRGSSMNVYAGEHRIAVRAAASQG
- a CDS encoding beta-ketoacyl-ACP synthase III; this encodes MHGSRIAAVGHYQPAKILTNEDLAGMVDTSDEWIRSRVGIRTRHIAGPDEPVDELAAQAGAKALAAAGLAPDAVDLVLVATSTAIDRSPNMAARVAARLGIPSPAAMDINVVCAGFTHALATADHAVRAGGATRALVIGADKMSEVADWTDRTTCVLVGDGAGAAVVEACGPGEEPGIGPVLWGSVPEMGNAVRIEGTPPRFAQEGQSVYRWATTQLPPLARKACERAGLTPEDLAGVVLHQANLRIIEPLAERIGAVNAVVARDVVNSGNTSAGSIPLALSKLVERGEINHGDPVLLFGFGGNLSYAGQVIRCP
- a CDS encoding OFA family MFS transporter gives rise to the protein MRPPVAPPGWSRWLVPPAALSVHLSIGQAYAWSVFKPPLESALDLSGTQSALPFQLGIVMLGLSAAFGGTLVERNGPRWAMTVALVCFSSGFLIAALGAAISQYWLIVFGYGFVGGIGLGIGYISPVSTLIKWFPDRPGMATGIAIMGFGGGALIASPWSAQMLDSFGTDSDGIALAFLVHGLTYAVFMALGVLLVRVPRTEGARKPGVPGALDGPQVSARAAVRTPQFWCLWIVLCMNVTAGIGILEKAAPMITDFFSDTSTPVSAAAAAGFVALLSAANMAGRIGWSSTSDLIGRKNVYRVYLGVGALMYLLIVQFGDTSKPLFIVCALVILSFYGGGFATIPAYLKDLFGTYQVGAIHGRLLTAWSTAGVLGPLIVNWVADHQEEAGKSGAGLYGLSLTIMIGLLVIGFVANEFVRPVHARHHIPAPREAAHDGTDQHAAK